The following proteins come from a genomic window of Bradyrhizobium paxllaeri:
- a CDS encoding AMP nucleosidase, which translates to MKNHGQPQAIGSIATPEPFPRQSFDDAREAVAALRSLYARNTSFLRDSFAALAAGGDSNRRYRAFYPEVSVTTNSYTQIDSRQAYGHMPTPGHFSTTITQPDLFETYLIEQLDLIMHNHGVPVVVSESDTPIPLHFAFLEGTYVDGSAAKHIKRPLRDLFDVPDLDGTDDQIANGTYEAPVGRPRPLAQFTAQRVDYSLHRLTHYTATSPQHFQNFVLFTNYQFYIDEFCARARELMAKGGGGYTEFVEPGNVITYPGEQRLDAGAPALRLPQMPAYHLKKPDYGGITMVNIGVGPANAKTITDHIAVLRPHAWLMLGHCAGLRDTQALGDYVLAHAYVREDHVLDDDLPLWVPIPALAEIQVALEEAVAEVTGFSGYDLKRIMRTGTVASIDNRNWELRDRRGPVQRLSQSRAIALDMESATIAANGFRFRVPYGTLLCVSDKPLHGELKLPGMATEFYKRQVGQHLTIGIRALEKLADMPLERLHSRKLRNFSETAFQ; encoded by the coding sequence ATGAAGAATCACGGCCAGCCCCAAGCCATTGGTTCAATAGCCACGCCGGAGCCCTTCCCGCGGCAAAGCTTCGACGACGCACGGGAGGCGGTCGCAGCCTTGCGATCGCTTTATGCGCGAAACACTTCGTTCCTGCGCGATTCCTTCGCCGCGCTCGCGGCCGGTGGCGACAGCAACCGGCGCTACCGCGCCTTCTATCCGGAAGTCAGCGTCACCACGAACTCATATACGCAGATCGATTCCCGCCAGGCCTATGGCCATATGCCGACGCCTGGGCACTTCTCGACCACGATCACCCAGCCCGACCTGTTCGAAACCTATCTCATCGAGCAGCTTGATCTGATCATGCACAATCATGGCGTTCCGGTCGTCGTATCGGAATCGGATACGCCGATCCCGCTGCATTTTGCTTTTCTTGAAGGCACCTATGTTGACGGCAGCGCGGCCAAGCACATCAAGCGACCGCTCCGGGACCTGTTCGACGTTCCCGACCTTGATGGAACCGACGATCAGATCGCCAACGGCACATATGAAGCGCCGGTCGGCCGGCCGCGGCCGCTGGCGCAATTCACCGCGCAGCGCGTCGACTATTCGCTGCACCGCCTGACGCACTACACGGCCACCAGCCCGCAGCACTTCCAGAATTTCGTACTTTTCACCAACTACCAATTCTACATCGATGAATTCTGTGCGCGCGCCAGAGAGCTGATGGCGAAAGGCGGCGGCGGCTATACCGAATTCGTCGAGCCGGGCAACGTCATCACCTACCCCGGCGAACAGCGGCTGGATGCCGGCGCGCCGGCACTACGCCTGCCGCAGATGCCGGCGTATCATTTGAAGAAACCGGACTATGGCGGCATCACCATGGTCAACATCGGCGTCGGGCCGGCGAACGCCAAGACGATCACCGACCATATTGCCGTGCTGAGACCGCATGCGTGGCTGATGCTCGGGCACTGCGCCGGATTGCGCGACACCCAGGCGCTGGGCGACTATGTGCTGGCCCACGCTTACGTGCGCGAGGACCATGTTCTCGACGACGATCTCCCGTTATGGGTCCCTATTCCCGCGCTCGCCGAAATTCAGGTCGCGCTCGAGGAAGCCGTGGCGGAAGTCACGGGGTTTTCCGGATACGACCTGAAGCGCATCATGCGCACCGGCACCGTTGCCTCCATAGACAACCGCAACTGGGAGCTACGCGACCGGCGTGGTCCGGTGCAACGGCTGTCGCAGTCGCGGGCGATCGCGCTCGACATGGAATCGGCGACCATCGCAGCCAACGGATTTCGCTTTCGCGTGCCCTACGGAACCTTGCTGTGCGTGTCCGACAAGCCTTTGCACGGCGAGCTGAAGCTGCCCGGCATGGCCACCGAATTCTACAAGCGGCAGGTCGGCCAGCATTTGACGATCGGCATCAGGGCGCTGGAGAAGCTGGCGGATATGCCGCTGGAGCGGCTGCACTCGCGCAAGCTCCGAAATTTTTCGGAAACGGCTTTCCAGTAA
- a CDS encoding VOC family protein produces the protein MNNGRAIPLISSVCYVRLAVSEPGASARFVSDIFGLQRVADQDGEIAFRSDDRFRTVSLGHQAPDGASVGIEVWDDDALKEIGRRLSTAGFTAREATAGECRRRYVQSALLAEDASGNRIDLVVRPTRSGRRYFPARDAGIVAFHGVGLRTTDHVRDLAFWRALGAEVSDWVGDIAYVRIDGLHHRVALYPSKRNGILYTAFEVEALDHIMQNSYFMQESQLRVVQGPGREPASRQMFLHVEGPDGLIFSYVNGMATLDGKPRLARQFPLATTSLCDWGSESKDVPELGAAV, from the coding sequence ATGAACAATGGCCGCGCCATACCGCTGATCAGTTCGGTCTGCTACGTCCGGCTCGCCGTCAGCGAGCCCGGCGCCAGCGCACGCTTTGTCTCCGACATCTTTGGCCTGCAGCGCGTCGCCGATCAGGATGGCGAGATTGCCTTTCGTTCGGACGACCGCTTTCGCACGGTAAGCCTCGGCCATCAGGCCCCGGACGGTGCAAGCGTTGGCATAGAAGTCTGGGACGATGACGCCCTGAAGGAGATCGGCCGGCGGCTAAGCACGGCCGGCTTTACAGCCAGGGAGGCCACCGCCGGCGAGTGCCGGCGCCGCTACGTGCAATCAGCGCTGCTGGCCGAGGATGCATCGGGCAACCGGATCGATCTGGTGGTCCGGCCCACCCGAAGCGGACGGCGCTATTTTCCGGCGCGCGACGCCGGCATCGTCGCTTTTCACGGCGTTGGCCTCCGCACGACCGATCACGTCCGCGACCTCGCGTTCTGGCGTGCGCTTGGCGCCGAGGTGAGCGACTGGGTCGGTGATATCGCCTATGTGAGGATCGACGGACTGCATCATCGCGTTGCGCTCTATCCATCAAAACGCAACGGAATTCTCTACACGGCATTCGAAGTCGAAGCGCTCGATCATATCATGCAGAACAGCTATTTCATGCAGGAAAGCCAGCTCAGGGTCGTTCAGGGCCCAGGCCGCGAACCAGCTTCGCGCCAGATGTTCCTGCATGTCGAGGGACCCGACGGCCTGATCTTCTCTTATGTGAATGGCATGGCCACGCTCGATGGAAAGCCGCGGCTGGCGCGGCAGTTTCCGCTCGCCACGACCTCGCTCTGCGACTGGGGGAGCGAAAGCAAAGATGTACCGGAACTGGGCGCAGCGGTGTAG
- a CDS encoding aromatic-ring-hydroxylating dioxygenase subunit beta → MQAIARTEVEDFLFAEAELLDEWRLPEWLELFTDDAIYYVPATDLAVDASPDNNLFYVADDRFRLSERVKRLMKRTAHAEFPHSRTRHLVSNVRIRKQIGDELEVSSAFITYRTKDGVTDTYFGSNRYRLLPGNGTFRIKEKRCLLDSEGLRGQGRVSIIL, encoded by the coding sequence ATGCAAGCCATAGCTCGCACGGAAGTCGAGGATTTCCTGTTTGCTGAAGCTGAACTGCTTGACGAATGGCGCCTGCCGGAATGGCTGGAACTGTTCACGGACGATGCGATCTACTACGTCCCGGCAACCGATCTCGCCGTCGATGCTTCGCCCGATAACAACCTGTTCTATGTCGCCGATGACCGCTTCCGGCTCAGCGAGCGGGTCAAGCGCCTGATGAAACGAACCGCGCACGCCGAGTTTCCGCATTCGAGGACTCGTCACCTCGTCAGCAACGTGCGAATCCGAAAACAGATCGGCGACGAACTGGAGGTCAGTTCGGCATTCATCACCTATCGGACCAAGGACGGCGTGACCGATACCTATTTCGGCAGCAATCGCTATCGCCTGCTGCCCGGCAACGGCACGTTCCGGATCAAGGAAAAGCGCTGCCTTCTGGACAGCGAGGGTCTGCGCGGCCAGGGCCGCGTCAGCATCATTCTCTGA
- a CDS encoding non-heme iron oxygenase ferredoxin subunit: MAETVILCAADEVVEGEIKQAPLPDGSNVALYRVDGSIYATADMCTHGEASLAEEGIISGKIVECTFHFGTFDVTTGEPTGMPCEVALKTYPVTIVDGQVQIEV, translated from the coding sequence ATGGCCGAAACAGTAATTCTTTGCGCCGCCGACGAGGTGGTCGAAGGCGAAATCAAGCAGGCTCCCCTGCCCGATGGCTCCAATGTCGCGCTCTATCGGGTCGATGGCTCAATCTACGCCACCGCCGACATGTGCACCCATGGCGAAGCTTCGCTTGCGGAGGAAGGCATCATCAGCGGGAAGATCGTGGAGTGCACTTTTCATTTTGGCACTTTCGACGTCACCACCGGCGAGCCGACCGGAATGCCCTGCGAGGTCGCGTTGAAAACATATCCCGTCACCATCGTTGACGGGCAGGTTCAGATTGAGGTGTGA
- a CDS encoding VOC family protein translates to MIQLKDVSYVRLGSPDLESAEIFATTCLGLQIAERGKKDLYLRSDARAHTLCYSEGNPNDQTVGFEVEDEASLQEAASTLESLGHAVHAGSPHEAEQRKVRAFIGFRDPTGNHIELVVRPERSGRRYFASRDAGITGFSHIGLNSSDPARDERFWTQVCNARVSDRIGDIPLMRVNAIHHTIALVRAPKAGIQHINHQVESSDDVLRSYYFLSERRVPIVFGPGRHPTSGARFLYFEGPDGMIFEYSVGVDEIEDETTHRPRQFGFEPASFCMWGSKPAGMTLPNN, encoded by the coding sequence ATGATTCAGCTAAAGGACGTGAGCTACGTTCGCCTTGGTTCGCCCGACCTGGAGTCTGCCGAGATTTTCGCCACGACCTGCCTCGGACTGCAGATTGCCGAACGCGGCAAGAAGGATCTCTATCTCCGTTCCGACGCCCGCGCGCATACGCTGTGCTATTCCGAGGGCAATCCCAATGATCAGACCGTCGGCTTCGAGGTCGAGGACGAGGCCAGCCTGCAGGAAGCGGCTTCGACGCTTGAGTCGCTCGGCCATGCCGTCCACGCCGGCTCCCCGCATGAAGCCGAGCAACGCAAGGTAAGAGCCTTCATCGGCTTTCGCGATCCGACCGGTAACCACATTGAACTCGTGGTGCGGCCCGAACGAAGCGGGCGCCGCTATTTTGCCAGCCGCGACGCCGGGATTACCGGCTTCAGCCATATCGGACTGAATTCCAGCGATCCCGCCCGCGACGAACGGTTCTGGACCCAGGTGTGCAACGCCCGCGTCAGTGACCGCATCGGCGACATCCCGTTGATGCGCGTCAACGCGATCCATCACACGATCGCGCTTGTGCGCGCCCCGAAGGCCGGCATCCAGCACATCAATCATCAGGTGGAGAGCAGCGACGATGTGCTGCGCTCCTATTATTTCCTCAGTGAGCGCCGCGTGCCAATCGTGTTCGGCCCGGGCCGACATCCGACGTCGGGCGCACGCTTCCTGTACTTCGAGGGCCCCGACGGCATGATCTTCGAATATTCGGTCGGCGTCGACGAGATCGAGGACGAGACCACGCACCGGCCGCGGCAATTCGGCTTCGAGCCGGCGAGTTTCTGCATGTGGGGCTCAAAGCCCGCCGGCATGACCTTGCCGAACAACTGA
- a CDS encoding TetR/AcrR family transcriptional regulator yields MPNRPDRVPAPQRTARRSRGTARRRTQAERTEETRTRILKAASELIRRRGYARFRTADVAAEAGLSRGAQLHHFPTKDSLVVATLEYVFEQAQIQSRRRAAAINRPRDLIEAVIEDAREFFFSEHFMVAIDIVLSTSTDHAVRKQILDISRKARRPVETAWTEALAASGVPASVAADIVALTLSVVRGMALRTLWDNDPKWFDELFAVWRRMIKIFLEHQHPKARTR; encoded by the coding sequence ATGCCGAACCGTCCCGACCGTGTCCCCGCCCCGCAAAGAACCGCGCGCCGATCGCGTGGCACCGCCCGGCGACGAACCCAGGCGGAACGCACGGAGGAGACGCGAACGCGAATCCTGAAAGCTGCGTCCGAGCTGATACGCCGGCGCGGTTACGCCCGTTTTCGAACCGCCGATGTCGCCGCCGAGGCGGGCTTGTCACGGGGCGCGCAACTTCACCATTTCCCGACGAAGGATTCGCTCGTCGTGGCGACGCTGGAGTATGTTTTTGAACAGGCCCAGATCCAGAGCCGCCGCCGCGCCGCCGCCATCAACCGGCCGCGCGACCTGATCGAAGCCGTCATCGAAGACGCCCGCGAATTCTTCTTCAGCGAGCACTTCATGGTGGCGATCGACATCGTGCTGTCGACCTCGACCGACCATGCCGTTCGCAAGCAAATCCTCGACATCTCCCGCAAGGCCCGCCGGCCGGTCGAGACAGCCTGGACCGAGGCGCTGGCGGCGAGCGGCGTGCCGGCCTCGGTAGCTGCCGACATCGTCGCACTGACTCTCAGCGTCGTCCGCGGCATGGCGCTGCGCACGCTCTGGGACAACGATCCAAAATGGTTCGATGAGCTGTTCGCGGTCTGGCGGCGGATGATCAAGATTTTCCTCGAGCACCAGCACCCGAAGGCGCGGACACGATGA
- a CDS encoding GTP cyclohydrolase II — protein sequence MSQSNRTDHIRLTSHPVPGATHEFPIRWGAPTARERGPIIGTVSRPQDRNVIGTHGGSYAVYRALAVSSGALDPIRRPDLTNTHPAATVGPFSQWMDPERIVALDPWGHLVAENYRAEIAEGIDIRPSIAITRARLDLPEIQAALAAKRLEADGEFVHASGSVSVVKIAIDPVWYLPGIAQRFGTSVTNLRRALFEQTAGMFPELVTRPDLQVFLPPIGGTTVYLFGDVTKLPDHRTKITCRVHDECNGSDVFGSDICTCRPYLIHGIEECARAGQAGGLGVIVYNRKEGRALGEVTKFLVYNARKRQEAGDDAAAYFERTECVAGVQDARFQQLMPDVIHWLGLKRIDRFISMSDMKYDALTGQGIEIVERVAIPDDMIPADAHVEIAAKKAAGYFSPDQKPEDLIASGRPLEKY from the coding sequence ATGAGCCAGTCCAATCGTACCGACCATATCCGCCTGACATCGCACCCGGTGCCCGGTGCGACGCATGAATTCCCGATCCGGTGGGGTGCGCCGACCGCGCGTGAACGTGGTCCGATCATCGGGACCGTATCGCGTCCGCAGGATCGTAATGTGATTGGCACTCACGGCGGCTCCTATGCGGTCTATCGCGCGCTTGCCGTATCTTCGGGGGCGCTGGACCCGATCCGTCGCCCCGATCTGACCAACACACACCCAGCCGCGACCGTCGGGCCGTTCTCGCAATGGATGGATCCTGAGCGCATTGTTGCGCTCGATCCGTGGGGACATCTCGTGGCGGAGAACTACCGCGCCGAAATCGCTGAGGGCATCGATATCAGGCCGAGCATCGCGATCACGCGCGCCCGTCTCGATCTGCCGGAAATTCAGGCGGCTCTGGCGGCCAAGCGGCTGGAGGCCGATGGCGAGTTCGTTCACGCCAGCGGCTCCGTCTCCGTCGTCAAGATCGCGATCGATCCTGTCTGGTATCTGCCGGGGATCGCGCAGCGCTTCGGCACCAGCGTGACCAACCTGCGGCGTGCACTGTTCGAACAGACGGCCGGCATGTTTCCCGAGCTTGTCACGCGCCCGGATCTGCAGGTCTTTCTTCCGCCGATCGGCGGAACGACCGTCTATCTGTTCGGCGACGTCACGAAGCTTCCGGACCATCGGACCAAGATCACCTGCCGCGTCCATGACGAGTGCAACGGCTCGGATGTCTTCGGCTCCGATATCTGCACCTGCCGTCCTTATCTCATCCACGGCATCGAGGAATGCGCGCGCGCCGGACAGGCCGGCGGCCTGGGCGTCATCGTCTACAACCGCAAGGAAGGAAGGGCGCTCGGCGAGGTCACGAAGTTTCTGGTCTACAATGCGCGCAAGCGCCAGGAAGCGGGCGACGATGCGGCCGCCTATTTCGAACGAACGGAATGCGTTGCCGGGGTTCAGGATGCGCGCTTCCAGCAATTGATGCCTGACGTCATTCACTGGCTGGGATTGAAACGCATCGACCGCTTCATTTCGATGAGCGACATGAAGTATGATGCGCTGACGGGGCAGGGTATCGAAATTGTCGAGCGCGTCGCTATTCCCGATGACATGATTCCGGCCGACGCCCATGTGGAAATCGCCGCCAAGAAGGCTGCAGGATATTTTTCGCCGGACCAGAAGCCCGAGGACCTGATCGCCTCCGGCCGGCCGCTCGAAAAATATTAG
- a CDS encoding aromatic ring-hydroxylating oxygenase subunit alpha, with protein MNAFQRMNTALMVDESKKIFKVSRQAFVDPEILEAERTRIFDKCWLYLGHSSELAKPGDFVTRQVGGRNILFARDGKGNLKAMLNTCPHRGAQVCREKHGSAKSFQCFYHGWVFGLDGKLRSQPGETSYAEDFKERSTSNMQQVPRFESYRDFNFICFDKGVEDLSDYLGPVKEYLDVICDQAETGMTIVGGTQEYSMRANWKLLTENSIDGYHALTTHATYLDYLKSATGALAQVAFEGSARDLGKGHAVLEYKAPWGRPVAQWIPSWGEEGKRELSRLYDGLLARFGKERADRIATFNRNLFIFPNLVINDIMAVTVRTYYPAAPDFMNISAWALAPREETEWARKYRLFNFLEFLGPGGFATPDDVEALEQCQRGFRNSAEAQWNDISKGMGKANPSYDDELQMRAFWSNWNEHVFRVPA; from the coding sequence ATGAACGCGTTCCAGCGGATGAACACCGCGCTCATGGTCGACGAATCCAAAAAGATCTTCAAGGTTTCGCGCCAGGCCTTTGTCGATCCCGAGATTCTGGAAGCCGAACGGACAAGGATATTCGACAAATGCTGGCTTTATCTCGGCCATAGTTCCGAACTCGCCAAGCCCGGCGATTTCGTCACCCGTCAGGTGGGCGGCCGGAATATCCTGTTCGCACGCGACGGCAAAGGCAATCTCAAGGCGATGCTGAACACCTGCCCGCATCGCGGGGCGCAAGTCTGCCGCGAGAAGCACGGCAGCGCCAAATCCTTCCAGTGCTTCTATCACGGCTGGGTGTTCGGGCTCGACGGAAAGCTGCGCAGCCAGCCGGGGGAGACGTCTTACGCCGAGGATTTCAAGGAGCGCTCGACCTCCAACATGCAGCAGGTTCCACGCTTCGAGAGTTACCGCGACTTCAACTTCATCTGTTTCGACAAGGGCGTCGAAGACCTCTCGGACTATCTCGGCCCGGTCAAGGAATATCTCGACGTGATCTGCGACCAGGCCGAAACCGGGATGACGATCGTCGGCGGCACGCAGGAATATTCGATGCGCGCCAACTGGAAGCTTCTGACCGAAAACAGCATCGACGGCTATCATGCGCTGACGACGCACGCGACCTATCTGGACTATCTGAAGTCGGCAACGGGGGCGCTGGCCCAGGTCGCGTTCGAGGGATCGGCCCGCGATCTCGGCAAAGGCCATGCCGTGCTCGAGTACAAGGCGCCCTGGGGCCGCCCCGTGGCGCAGTGGATTCCCTCCTGGGGCGAGGAAGGCAAGCGCGAACTCTCACGCCTCTATGACGGCCTGCTCGCGCGGTTCGGGAAGGAACGCGCCGACCGCATTGCTACCTTCAATCGCAACCTGTTCATCTTCCCGAACCTCGTGATCAACGACATCATGGCGGTGACAGTGCGGACCTATTATCCCGCCGCACCCGATTTCATGAATATCAGCGCCTGGGCGCTCGCCCCCAGGGAGGAAACCGAATGGGCGCGGAAGTACCGGCTGTTCAACTTCCTCGAGTTTCTCGGCCCCGGTGGTTTTGCGACGCCCGACGACGTCGAGGCGCTCGAACAGTGTCAGCGCGGTTTTCGCAACTCCGCCGAGGCGCAGTGGAACGACATTTCAAAGGGCATGGGCAAGGCAAACCCGTCCTATGACGACGAGTTGCAGATGCGCGCGTTCTGGTCGAACTGGAATGAACACGTTTTCAGGGTGCCGGCATGA
- a CDS encoding URC4/urg3 family protein: protein MTEDTSADALSLLSAQAVRARAHRMLNIGLSDQLRHFRVDLGRLEAAVDLVLATTRKAYPTFDVPFHSRWRHFVVGGVDRWAALAGARGWRDGKERARAEFDLAIISVFLDAGAGPSWRYRDPLTGTSIGRSEGLALASLDMFARGVFSAKADEPLRADAAVLQRLTVADLRTGFQVADDNPLVGLEGRVSLLRRLGEQVSAAPQVFARGDTARPGGLFDHLTGAAEQGVIEAPTILSELLRQFGPIWPSRITLGGIPLGDCWRHPALKTEDATSELVPLHKLSQWLSYSLIEPMQRAGLQVTDIDGLTGLAEYRNGGLFVDAGVLEFRDPVDAQREHDVASPLVVEWRALTVALLDRLADLLRQRVGLDPVSLPLAKILEGGTWAAGRAMAFERRPDGSPPVKVVSDGTVF, encoded by the coding sequence GTGACCGAAGACACGAGCGCAGACGCCCTTTCTCTTTTGAGTGCGCAAGCGGTGCGCGCTCGCGCCCACCGGATGCTGAACATCGGCCTGAGCGACCAGCTTCGGCATTTCCGGGTGGACCTTGGCCGGCTCGAGGCGGCGGTTGATCTCGTGCTTGCGACAACGCGCAAGGCCTATCCGACATTCGACGTGCCGTTTCATTCGCGCTGGCGCCATTTCGTCGTCGGTGGCGTCGATCGTTGGGCGGCACTTGCCGGCGCGAGGGGCTGGCGCGACGGCAAGGAGCGCGCCCGCGCCGAATTTGATCTCGCCATCATCAGCGTGTTTCTCGACGCCGGCGCAGGTCCGTCGTGGCGCTATCGAGATCCCCTGACGGGCACAAGCATTGGCCGTTCGGAGGGGCTGGCGCTTGCCAGCCTGGACATGTTTGCGCGCGGCGTTTTCTCCGCGAAGGCTGATGAGCCGCTGCGGGCCGATGCCGCTGTACTTCAGCGACTGACCGTTGCCGATCTGCGGACTGGCTTTCAGGTTGCGGACGACAATCCGCTGGTTGGCCTCGAAGGCCGTGTCAGCCTTCTTCGCCGGCTGGGTGAACAGGTATCGGCGGCGCCGCAGGTTTTCGCTCGCGGCGACACGGCCCGACCCGGCGGATTGTTTGATCACCTCACGGGGGCGGCCGAGCAGGGCGTGATCGAGGCCCCGACGATCTTGTCGGAGCTTTTGCGCCAGTTCGGGCCGATCTGGCCGTCGCGCATCACGCTCGGCGGAATTCCGCTGGGAGATTGCTGGCGTCATCCCGCGCTCAAGACCGAGGACGCGACCAGCGAACTGGTGCCGCTGCACAAGCTGTCGCAGTGGCTGTCGTATTCGCTGATCGAGCCGATGCAGCGGGCCGGGCTGCAGGTGACCGATATCGACGGCCTGACGGGCCTGGCGGAATATCGCAACGGCGGGTTGTTCGTCGACGCCGGGGTCCTTGAGTTTCGCGACCCCGTGGACGCGCAACGCGAGCACGATGTCGCGTCTCCGCTCGTGGTCGAGTGGAGGGCGCTGACCGTTGCGCTACTGGACCGGCTGGCGGATCTGCTGCGGCAGCGCGTTGGCCTCGATCCCGTCTCGCTTCCACTGGCGAAGATTCTGGAAGGTGGCACCTGGGCGGCGGGCAGGGCGATGGCGTTCGAACGCCGGCCCGACGGCTCTCCGCCGGTCAAGGTCGTCAGCGATGGTACGGTTTTTTGA
- a CDS encoding SDR family oxidoreductase: MDKKLRDNVAIVTGAAKGIGLAIAERLARDGARLVLADLDESRLQRAAAHLAREFGAEIASHAGDLANQDTAEKTVNLASERFGRLDILVNNAGGGIIKAFAEHSPETLKTTIDRNLWTALWCSWYAVPRMRAQAYGRIINLGADSVRNGLWDHAAYNAAKGGVHGLTTGMAREFAKDGITVNTVAPCAVNTPQMMAITKSNPQLAAKFVSVIPMGRPAEMEEVASMVSYLASAEASFVTGQVISVNGGSTML; encoded by the coding sequence ATGGACAAAAAGCTCAGAGATAACGTTGCCATCGTCACCGGTGCGGCGAAAGGCATCGGTCTTGCAATCGCCGAGCGGCTGGCAAGGGACGGCGCCAGGCTGGTGCTTGCCGATCTCGACGAGAGCAGGCTGCAGCGGGCCGCCGCGCATCTCGCCAGGGAGTTCGGCGCGGAGATCGCAAGCCATGCCGGTGACCTCGCCAATCAGGATACAGCGGAAAAGACCGTCAATCTGGCGAGCGAACGGTTCGGCCGGCTCGACATTCTCGTCAACAATGCCGGCGGCGGCATCATCAAGGCCTTTGCGGAACATTCGCCGGAAACGCTGAAGACCACGATCGACCGCAACCTGTGGACCGCCCTGTGGTGCTCCTGGTACGCGGTCCCCAGGATGCGCGCGCAGGCGTACGGCCGCATCATCAATCTTGGCGCCGACTCCGTCCGCAATGGCTTGTGGGATCACGCCGCCTATAACGCCGCCAAGGGCGGCGTTCACGGTCTCACCACCGGCATGGCGCGCGAATTCGCCAAAGACGGCATAACCGTGAACACGGTCGCCCCCTGCGCGGTGAATACACCGCAGATGATGGCGATCACGAAGAGCAATCCTCAGCTTGCCGCCAAGTTCGTCAGCGTCATCCCCATGGGCCGTCCGGCCGAAATGGAGGAAGTCGCCTCCATGGTCTCTTATCTCGCTTCCGCCGAAGCGTCGTTCGTGACCGGCCAGGTCATCAGCGTCAACGGCGGCAGCACCATGCTCTAG
- the upp gene encoding uracil phosphoribosyltransferase produces the protein MEGVTIVDHPLVQHKLTLIRDKTISTKSFRELLKEIGMLLCYEVTRDLPLTDVEVETPLARMHSAKIAGKKLVFVPVLRAGVTFVDGMLDLVPTARVAHIGLYREPQSFVAVEYFFKSPSDLRERLAIVVSPVLATANTAVAAVDRLKERGAKDIRLVCLLAAPEGVERFRGLHPDVRLWTAGIDEGLDANAFILPGLGDAGDRAYGTR, from the coding sequence ATGGAAGGCGTTACGATCGTGGATCACCCACTGGTCCAGCACAAGCTTACGCTGATCCGGGACAAGACAATTTCGACCAAGTCATTTCGCGAGCTCCTCAAGGAGATCGGGATGCTGCTCTGTTACGAGGTGACGCGCGATCTGCCGCTGACCGATGTGGAGGTGGAGACGCCGCTTGCACGCATGCACTCCGCCAAGATCGCGGGAAAGAAGCTGGTCTTCGTGCCGGTATTGCGGGCAGGGGTGACCTTTGTCGACGGAATGCTGGACCTCGTTCCGACCGCCCGCGTCGCGCATATCGGGCTCTATCGCGAACCGCAGTCATTCGTGGCGGTCGAATATTTCTTCAAATCGCCGTCCGATCTTCGCGAGCGGTTGGCGATCGTGGTGTCGCCGGTTCTTGCAACTGCGAACACGGCGGTGGCGGCGGTGGACCGGCTGAAGGAACGCGGCGCGAAGGACATCCGGTTGGTGTGCCTGCTTGCTGCGCCGGAAGGGGTGGAGCGCTTTCGCGGCTTGCATCCCGACGTGCGGTTGTGGACGGCCGGGATCGACGAGGGGCTGGATGCGAACGCCTTTATCCTGCCCGGCCTCGGCGATGCCGGGGATCGCGCATACGGGACGCGATAG